In Providencia sneebia DSM 19967, one DNA window encodes the following:
- the udk gene encoding uridine kinase, which produces MTNTGHHCTIVGISGASASGKSLIASTLYRELREKVGDHNIGVIPEDCYYKDQSEMTMEERLKVNYDHPNSMDHSLLYQHLKMLKSGQSVEIPQYDYVAHSRKEHTIHFNPKKVIIIEGILLLTDKRLREEMDFSIFVDTPLDICLMRRIKRDVNERGRTLDSVIDQYNKTVRPMFLQFIEPSKQYADIIVPRGGKNRVAIDILKAKINEFCQE; this is translated from the coding sequence ATGACTAACACAGGGCATCACTGTACTATAGTAGGTATATCGGGCGCATCGGCATCGGGAAAAAGTTTGATTGCAAGTACCTTATATCGAGAGTTACGCGAAAAAGTAGGTGATCATAATATCGGTGTTATACCAGAAGATTGTTACTATAAAGATCAGTCAGAAATGACAATGGAAGAGCGACTGAAAGTTAATTATGATCATCCCAATTCAATGGATCATAGCTTGCTTTATCAACACTTAAAAATGCTCAAAAGTGGTCAATCAGTCGAAATCCCTCAGTATGATTATGTTGCTCATAGTCGCAAAGAACACACCATTCATTTTAACCCCAAGAAAGTCATTATCATTGAAGGTATTTTATTATTGACCGATAAACGTCTACGTGAAGAGATGGATTTTTCGATCTTTGTTGATACTCCGCTTGATATTTGCTTGATGCGAAGAATAAAACGTGATGTAAATGAAAGGGGCAGAACATTGGATTCAGTGATTGACCAATATAATAAAACCGTTCGTCCTATGTTTTTGCAATTCATTGAGCCATCGAAACAATACGCAGATATTATTGTTCCTCGTGGTGGTAAGAATCGCGTTGCTATTGATATTTTAAAGGCAAAAATTAACGAATTTTGTCAAGAATAA
- the dcd gene encoding dCTP deaminase: MRLCDRDIIQWLDEGKLVIDPRPPIERINGATADVRLGNQFRVFRGHTAAFIDLSGPKDEVNAALDRVMSDEIVLTDDEPFFLHPGELALAVTLESVTLPDNLVGWLDGRSSLARLGLMVHVTAHRIDPGWCGQIVLEFYNSGKLPLALRPGMVIGALSFEPLSGSADRPYNSRRDAKYKNQQGAVGSRISED, encoded by the coding sequence ATGCGTCTTTGTGACCGAGATATTATTCAATGGTTAGATGAAGGTAAATTAGTCATTGATCCCCGCCCACCCATTGAAAGGATCAATGGCGCGACAGCAGATGTTCGTTTAGGTAATCAATTCCGTGTTTTCCGTGGACATACTGCGGCATTTATTGACTTAAGTGGTCCTAAAGATGAAGTCAACGCGGCATTAGATAGAGTCATGAGTGATGAAATTGTTCTGACTGATGATGAACCTTTTTTTCTACATCCGGGTGAGTTGGCACTTGCTGTTACACTTGAATCAGTGACTTTACCCGATAACCTAGTAGGATGGTTAGATGGTCGTTCATCACTGGCGAGATTAGGTCTTATGGTGCATGTTACTGCTCATCGTATTGATCCCGGTTGGTGTGGGCAAATTGTTTTAGAGTTCTACAACTCAGGTAAATTACCTTTAGCTTTACGTCCGGGGATGGTGATTGGCGCACTTAGCTTTGAGCCTTTATCAGGTAGTGCAGATCGACCTTATAACAGCCGACGCGATGCTAAATATAAAAATCAGCAAGGTGCTGTAGGTAGCCGTATAAGTGAAGACTGA
- a CDS encoding LemA family protein — MKFLILIVVLVLIFIYFYNRIVAMREAVISSETEISVQLDRRGKVFDSLLATVKKYLSHESDVFSKITELRTKAQNATGAEAREAEDALSKMVTSGAINVAVEAYPELKSDKIMANLQEEIVSTENKLSFAKRGYNRALEAYKAYISSMPAVFIVGIMPSLKIDKDYWRLDEETIKSEESRRINFD; from the coding sequence ATGAAATTTTTAATTTTGATTGTTGTCCTCGTTCTGATTTTTATTTATTTCTATAACCGCATTGTGGCTATGCGTGAAGCGGTTATATCCAGTGAAACTGAAATATCTGTTCAATTAGATCGTCGTGGAAAAGTCTTTGATAGTTTACTTGCAACAGTAAAAAAATATTTGAGCCATGAGTCAGATGTTTTTAGCAAAATTACTGAGCTAAGAACAAAAGCGCAGAATGCAACAGGCGCTGAGGCTCGTGAAGCCGAGGACGCGTTGTCCAAAATGGTGACAAGCGGTGCAATCAATGTCGCAGTAGAAGCTTATCCTGAATTGAAATCGGATAAGATTATGGCGAATTTACAAGAAGAAATTGTTTCTACTGAGAATAAACTATCATTTGCTAAACGTGGTTATAACCGCGCATTAGAAGCTTATAAGGCATATATATCTTCTATGCCAGCAGTGTTCATAGTGGGTATTATGCCAAGTCTTAAAATTGATAAAGATTATTGGCGTCTTGATGAAGAAACAATTAAGAGTGAAGAATCTCGTCGTATTAATTTCGATTAA
- the htpX gene encoding zinc metalloprotease HtpX, which yields MDFRNVIRKNNIRTRLVIISYIFIMLIIGLLADTATHPNNRMDFFANIVAFITFEQLPVATFIILGLTVIGLLYIHFRGHKMMLAGIDAKEITAENASTPEERQLYNILEELSLSATLGYVPHLYILDSDEPNAFAAGWSSRNALVGVTRGLLQTLNRQETQAVLAHEVGHIIHGDSKLTLYVGILANVILTVTNIFSHIFIRTSGRSRNSAANKAQIILLVMNFVLPWITQILYFYLSRTREYMADAAAVDLTTDNQAMISALKKISGQHEKHEYDHSTTGDAYRSAAYIFNKGDSLFSTHPSIENRIAALEGRKDF from the coding sequence ATGGATTTTAGAAACGTTATACGCAAAAATAATATCAGAACTCGATTGGTTATTATAAGTTATATTTTTATAATGCTAATTATCGGGCTGTTAGCAGATACAGCGACACATCCAAATAATAGAATGGATTTTTTCGCTAATATCGTCGCATTTATTACATTTGAACAATTACCTGTCGCCACATTTATTATTTTAGGTCTCACTGTTATTGGCTTACTTTATATTCATTTCCGTGGGCATAAAATGATGCTGGCGGGTATAGATGCCAAAGAAATTACTGCTGAAAATGCAAGTACGCCAGAAGAAAGGCAACTTTATAATATTTTGGAAGAGCTAAGTTTAAGTGCAACATTAGGCTATGTTCCTCATCTCTATATTTTAGACAGTGATGAGCCGAATGCGTTTGCTGCGGGTTGGTCATCAAGAAATGCATTAGTAGGTGTTACCAGAGGTTTATTACAAACACTTAATCGCCAAGAAACTCAAGCCGTTTTAGCGCATGAAGTTGGGCATATAATTCATGGTGATTCTAAATTGACGCTTTATGTGGGTATTTTGGCGAATGTGATTTTGACTGTAACGAATATATTTAGTCATATATTTATTCGTACTTCTGGTCGTAGCCGTAATAGTGCAGCAAATAAAGCACAGATTATTTTATTAGTTATGAATTTTGTGCTTCCTTGGATAACACAAATTCTCTATTTTTACTTATCTCGTACTCGGGAATATATGGCAGATGCCGCCGCAGTTGATTTAACGACGGATAATCAAGCTATGATTAGTGCGTTGAAGAAAATTTCAGGTCAGCATGAAAAACATGAGTATGATCACTCAACAACGGGTGACGCTTATCGCAGCGCTGCTTATATATTCAATAAGGGGGATTCCCTATTTTCAACGCACCCTTCTATTGAGAATCGTATTGCTGCGCTTGAAGGGCGCAAAGATTTTTAA